In Chitinispirillales bacterium, the DNA window TTTTTACGACGGACACGGCGGCGGCTTTGCGTTGTGCGGAATTAAATTGCGACGTATTTTTTAAAGCTACGAAAGTTGACGGTATTTACGACAAGGATCCGATGAAGTATAAAGACGCTGTAAAATTTAACGAGATTACGCATTCTTTTGCGCTTGAGAAGCGATTGAAAATTATGGATTCTGCGGCATTTTCGCTTTGTTTAGATAATAACGTTGAAATCTTGGTTTTTGAATTGCTTAATAAAGGAAATATTTTTCGCGCCGTAAACGGTGAAAATGTCGGTACGGCGGTAAAGAAAGGATAGGATTGTGGTTGATTTGATTAAAACCGAAACAAAAGAAAAGATGGAAAAGTCCGTTGAATCTTTAAAAATTCATTTCAAAAAGATACGTACGGGAAGAGCGTCGATAGATATGCTTGACGGAATAAAGGTTAGTTATTACGGAACGCCGAAGCCTATAAACCAAGTTGGAAATATTTCGACTCCGGATGCGAAGACGATAGTTGTTCAGCCGTGGGAGAAAAATCTTATAGGCGAAATAGAAAAAGCGATTTTGTCTTCAAATTTGGGAATTACTCCGCAAAACGACGGGAATCTTATTCGTTTATCCGTTCCTTCGCTTACGGAAGAGCGGAGGAAAGAGTTGGCTAAGGAATGCAGAACTATGTCGGAAGATATAAAAGTCGCTATACGAAACATACGTAAAGACAGTAACGAGCAGATTAAAAAAGCGGAAAAAAATAAAGAATTGAGCGAGGATTTATCTAAAGACGCTCAGGATGATATTCAAAAAATTACCGATTCCTACATTGCCAAAGTCGATGAACTGCTGGCGGTGAAAGAAAAGGAAGTTTTGAACCGATAGGGGTTTCAGGTTTTTATTGATGAAATTTACAGAATTAAATCTTTCGCAAAACGTTATGAGCGGCGTAAACGACGCC includes these proteins:
- the frr gene encoding ribosome recycling factor is translated as MVDLIKTETKEKMEKSVESLKIHFKKIRTGRASIDMLDGIKVSYYGTPKPINQVGNISTPDAKTIVVQPWEKNLIGEIEKAILSSNLGITPQNDGNLIRLSVPSLTEERRKELAKECRTMSEDIKVAIRNIRKDSNEQIKKAEKNKELSEDLSKDAQDDIQKITDSYIAKVDELLAVKEKEVLNR